From one Candidatus Eisenbacteria bacterium genomic stretch:
- the aroF gene encoding 3-deoxy-7-phosphoheptulonate synthase, whose amino-acid sequence MVITFRPNATPEQLHAVEARLRDLGFQVVRAPTSGPTVIAAVGDGALPPIDEVRAMAGVAEALPIPEPFKLASRSFRRETSVLRIGDVEIGGSAVVLMAGPCTIESEEQMVRTAAAVRAAGARVLRGGAFKPRTSPYSFQGLGEEGLKLIRRVADANGLLVISEIMDKSQIALMERYVDILQVGARNMQNFSLLRELGKTEKAVLVKRGLSATVDEWLMSAEYVISGGNDRVIVCERGIRAYETYTRNTLDLNAVAVAKSLSHLPVIVDPSHAAGVRDKVVPLARAAIAAGADGLLVEVHFDPERAICDGQQSLFPEQFAALAKQLRHIADAVDRTL is encoded by the coding sequence ATGGTCATTACGTTTCGGCCGAATGCGACTCCGGAGCAGCTTCACGCCGTGGAAGCGAGGCTGCGCGATCTGGGCTTCCAGGTGGTGCGCGCGCCGACCTCCGGCCCGACCGTGATCGCCGCGGTGGGGGACGGGGCGCTGCCCCCGATCGATGAGGTGCGTGCCATGGCGGGGGTCGCGGAGGCGCTGCCCATTCCCGAGCCCTTCAAGCTCGCGAGCCGCAGCTTTCGCCGCGAGACCAGTGTGCTCCGGATCGGCGATGTGGAAATCGGCGGCTCGGCCGTGGTGCTCATGGCCGGACCCTGCACGATCGAGTCCGAGGAGCAGATGGTGCGGACCGCGGCCGCGGTGCGCGCGGCGGGGGCGCGCGTGCTCCGCGGCGGAGCGTTCAAGCCGCGCACGTCGCCCTATTCGTTCCAGGGACTGGGGGAGGAGGGCCTCAAGCTCATCCGCCGCGTCGCCGACGCGAACGGCCTCCTCGTGATCTCCGAGATCATGGACAAGAGCCAAATCGCGCTCATGGAGCGCTACGTCGACATTCTCCAGGTCGGCGCCCGGAACATGCAGAACTTCTCCCTGCTCCGGGAGCTGGGGAAGACCGAGAAGGCGGTGCTCGTGAAACGGGGGCTCTCCGCCACCGTCGACGAGTGGCTCATGAGCGCCGAGTACGTGATCTCCGGAGGAAACGATCGCGTGATCGTGTGCGAGCGCGGCATCCGCGCCTACGAGACCTACACCCGGAACACACTCGACCTGAACGCCGTCGCGGTCGCGAAATCGCTGAGCCACCTGCCGGTCATCGTGGATCCGAGCCATGCCGCGGGCGTCCGCGACAAGGTCGTCCCGCTCGCGCGCGCCGCGATCGCGGCGGGCGCGGACGGGCTCTTGGTCGAAGTCCACTTCGATCCGGAGCGCGCGATCTGCGACGGGCAGCAGTCGCTCTTTCCGGAGCAGTTCGCCGCGCTCGCGAAGCAACTCCGACACATCGCGGACGCCGTGGACCGCACCCTTTGA